In Salinisphaera sp. T31B1, the following are encoded in one genomic region:
- a CDS encoding ATP-binding cassette domain-containing protein, whose protein sequence is MSSPAIKAIDLAKTVASGDKRLSILEAVELDLNTGDSLAIVGTSGSGKSTLLALLAGLDLPTRGRVELLGADLSGMDEDERAAWRAARVGFVFQSFQLLAGLSALDNVLLPLELAGSDPATARTTARTLLEQVGLGHRIAHTPRQLSGGEQQRVALARAFACRPQILFADEPTGNLDRATGAAIIDQLFALNADQQTTLVLVTHDEGLAARCDRTARLSDGRLHVQ, encoded by the coding sequence ATGTCCTCTCCTGCAATCAAAGCAATCGATCTGGCCAAGACGGTCGCCAGTGGCGACAAACGCCTGAGTATCCTCGAGGCGGTCGAACTGGACCTGAATACCGGCGACAGCCTGGCCATCGTCGGTACGTCCGGCTCCGGCAAATCGACGCTGCTGGCGCTGCTGGCCGGGCTCGACCTGCCCACGCGCGGCCGCGTCGAACTGCTCGGGGCCGACCTGTCGGGCATGGACGAAGACGAGCGGGCGGCCTGGCGCGCTGCGCGCGTGGGCTTCGTGTTCCAGTCGTTCCAGCTGCTGGCCGGGCTGTCGGCGCTGGATAACGTGCTGCTACCACTGGAACTGGCCGGCAGCGATCCGGCCACGGCACGGACTACCGCACGCACGCTGCTCGAGCAGGTCGGTCTGGGCCATCGAATCGCGCATACGCCGCGCCAGCTATCCGGCGGTGAGCAACAGCGCGTCGCCCTAGCACGGGCCTTTGCCTGCCGCCCGCAGATCCTGTTCGCCGACGAGCCGACCGGCAATCTCGATCGGGCCACGGGTGCAGCGATCATCGATCAGCTGTTCGCGCTCAACGCCGACCAGCAGACCACGCTGGTGCTGGTCACCCACGACGAAGGGCTGGCCGCACGCTGCGATCGTACCGCCCGTCTGAGCGATGGGCGGCTCCATGTCCAGTAG
- a CDS encoding arylesterase translates to MYESRRNRRRDSILRARLIALFVALAALTVSLPVYAAPTVLVFGDSLSAGYGLARDAGWVALLERRLAERDTPVRVVNASVSGETTAGGRARLEGELARTEPDIVILELGGNDGLRALPVADMQTNLAAMIAASRAAGARVLLLGMRIPANYGKRYSEQFHRAFEQTADKQDVAYVPFFLAPIANDRANFQDDGIHPNAEAQPAMLDAVWPTLKPLIDQTLSQTPAAG, encoded by the coding sequence GTGTATGAAAGCCGGCGTAACCGCCGTCGTGACAGTATCTTGCGCGCTCGGCTGATCGCGCTGTTCGTGGCCTTGGCGGCCCTGACCGTGTCGCTGCCGGTATACGCCGCGCCCACGGTTCTGGTTTTCGGCGATAGCCTCAGCGCCGGCTACGGCCTGGCGCGCGACGCCGGCTGGGTGGCGCTGCTCGAACGCCGACTGGCCGAACGCGACACGCCGGTCCGGGTGGTCAACGCCAGCGTATCCGGTGAGACCACCGCTGGCGGTCGTGCCCGCCTGGAGGGCGAACTGGCGCGAACCGAGCCGGATATCGTTATTCTCGAACTGGGCGGCAACGACGGACTGCGTGCGTTGCCGGTCGCGGACATGCAGACCAATCTGGCCGCCATGATTGCGGCCAGCCGCGCAGCCGGCGCACGTGTGCTGCTGCTGGGCATGCGTATCCCTGCCAACTATGGCAAGCGCTACAGCGAACAGTTCCACCGTGCGTTCGAACAGACCGCTGATAAACAGGATGTGGCCTACGTGCCGTTCTTTCTCGCGCCAATCGCCAACGATCGGGCCAATTTCCAGGACGACGGTATCCACCCGAACGCCGAGGCGCAGCCAGCCATGCTCGATGCGGTCTGGCCGACGCTCAAGCCCCTGATCGACCAAACGCTTAGCCAAACGCCGGCGGCGGGGTGA
- a CDS encoding amidase, producing the protein MTDIHRLSATALAAAIADGQITSRVALDHFLARIEHMGEAVNAVIAMDVEAARARADAADAAIAAGERWGPLHGVPMTVKDTFEAAGLPTVVGEPRLKDYVSTHDAVTVARLKSAGAVIFGKTNTPRLAQDVQSFNSIYGTTNNPWNAERTSGGSSGGAAAALAAGFTALEIGSDLAGSIRTPASWCGVYGHKASYGLIPLRGHIPGPPGTRAEPDLCVAGPLARSADDLALALEVLAGPDTIESTLWQTHLPAPKPVTLADFRIAYCFEHAFCPLADATRTRLEEALESARRAGANVTRLNDLPGGFEAGYDIYDRLLNGMVGAAIPDKLYAKARRGAALLGLLGRTKPGTLGGFGQRATASHRDWADANEQRHRLRDEWQALFADYDVVLLPGVCVPAIPHDHGGNVLSRKIDIDGDSHGYTHLFRWIAPATVAGLPATSAPVGLSDDGLPVGLQIVAGYGQDLTTIAFARHLAAAGLDFTPPPAFG; encoded by the coding sequence ATGACCGACATACATCGACTGTCCGCCACCGCCCTGGCAGCCGCCATCGCAGACGGCCAGATAACCAGCCGTGTGGCGCTGGATCATTTTCTGGCGCGTATCGAACACATGGGTGAGGCCGTGAACGCCGTGATCGCCATGGATGTGGAAGCCGCACGTGCGCGCGCCGATGCCGCCGATGCGGCGATTGCCGCTGGCGAACGCTGGGGGCCGCTGCACGGCGTACCGATGACCGTCAAGGACACGTTCGAGGCGGCCGGACTGCCCACCGTCGTAGGCGAACCGCGTCTCAAGGACTATGTCAGTACGCACGATGCGGTGACCGTCGCCCGCCTGAAGAGTGCCGGCGCGGTGATCTTCGGCAAGACCAACACGCCGCGCCTGGCCCAGGACGTACAGAGCTTCAACAGCATCTACGGCACCACGAACAACCCGTGGAACGCCGAACGCACGTCGGGCGGCTCGTCGGGCGGCGCGGCCGCCGCTCTGGCGGCGGGTTTCACCGCGCTCGAGATCGGCTCCGACCTGGCCGGCTCGATCCGTACGCCGGCCAGCTGGTGCGGCGTGTATGGCCACAAGGCATCCTACGGGCTGATCCCGCTGCGCGGGCATATCCCCGGCCCGCCCGGCACGCGCGCCGAACCGGACCTGTGCGTGGCCGGACCGCTGGCTCGCAGTGCCGACGATCTCGCGCTTGCGCTGGAGGTACTTGCCGGCCCTGACACCATTGAAAGCACGCTCTGGCAGACCCACCTGCCCGCGCCCAAACCGGTCACCCTGGCGGACTTCCGTATCGCCTACTGTTTCGAACACGCATTCTGTCCGCTGGCCGACGCCACCCGAACCCGGCTCGAAGAGGCGCTTGAAAGCGCACGACGGGCCGGCGCCAACGTGACCCGCCTGAACGATCTGCCGGGTGGGTTCGAGGCCGGTTACGATATCTACGACCGTCTGCTCAACGGCATGGTGGGGGCGGCGATTCCCGACAAGCTCTATGCCAAGGCACGACGTGGTGCCGCACTGCTGGGCCTGCTCGGCCGTACCAAGCCGGGCACCCTTGGCGGTTTTGGCCAGCGGGCGACTGCCAGTCATCGGGACTGGGCGGACGCCAACGAGCAGCGGCATCGGCTGCGCGACGAATGGCAGGCGTTGTTCGCCGACTACGACGTGGTGCTTCTGCCCGGCGTATGCGTGCCTGCCATCCCCCATGACCACGGCGGCAACGTGCTGTCACGCAAGATCGATATCGACGGCGACAGCCACGGCTATACCCACCTGTTCCGCTGGATCGCACCGGCTACGGTGGCCGGGCTGCCGGCGACCAGCGCCCCGGTGGGCCTGTCCGACGACGGTCTGCCGGTGGGACTGCAGATCGTAGCCGGCTACGGCCAGGATCTGACCACGATTGCCTTCGCCCGACACCTGGCCGCGGCCGGACTGGACTTCACCCCGCCGCCGGCGTTTGGCTAA
- a CDS encoding alpha/beta hydrolase produces MPPSIALPCQSWVRTGLAALALSAVLLPAQAATAASSDTGDTADVPALGANLQNYDYPWPVSRFAIDSPNGEVEMAYMDIAPDDEIVDPPVVVLLHGKNFCGAYWQDTAEALTDNGYRVIVPDQIGFCKSDKPAAYSYTFHHLAENTRALLGSLDIEHFTLVGHSMGGMLAMRYALMYPDTLDQLVLVDPLGLEDWKAKGVPYRGMNAWYAREMNKNYAAIKAYQIKSYYDGAWNDDYDRWARLLAGMYAGDDKAEVAWSQAATYDMIYTQPVFYEFEQLDMPITLMIGTRDRTALGKDLVSKDVAATLGDYPQLADEAVRRMPNAELVSFEGIGHLPPIEAPARFKTALFKALKPAGQSQ; encoded by the coding sequence ATGCCTCCATCAATTGCCTTGCCTTGCCAGTCGTGGGTCCGGACCGGCCTGGCCGCGCTGGCCCTGTCCGCCGTGCTGCTGCCGGCCCAGGCCGCAACGGCGGCGTCGAGCGATACCGGCGATACGGCCGATGTCCCCGCCCTGGGGGCCAATCTTCAGAACTACGACTACCCCTGGCCGGTGTCGCGGTTTGCCATCGACAGTCCGAACGGCGAAGTCGAGATGGCCTATATGGATATCGCACCCGACGATGAGATCGTCGACCCGCCGGTGGTGGTGCTGTTGCATGGCAAGAACTTCTGCGGCGCCTACTGGCAAGACACCGCCGAGGCGCTCACCGACAACGGTTACCGAGTGATCGTTCCCGACCAGATCGGGTTCTGCAAATCAGACAAGCCCGCCGCCTACAGCTATACCTTCCACCATCTGGCCGAAAACACCCGCGCCCTGCTCGGCTCGCTGGATATCGAGCACTTCACCCTGGTGGGCCACTCGATGGGCGGCATGCTGGCCATGCGCTACGCCCTGATGTATCCGGACACGCTCGACCAGCTGGTGCTGGTCGACCCGCTGGGCCTGGAGGACTGGAAGGCCAAGGGCGTGCCCTATCGCGGCATGAATGCCTGGTATGCCCGTGAGATGAACAAGAACTACGCCGCGATCAAGGCCTACCAGATCAAGAGCTACTACGACGGCGCATGGAATGACGACTACGACCGCTGGGCACGACTGCTGGCGGGCATGTATGCCGGCGATGACAAGGCCGAGGTCGCCTGGTCGCAGGCCGCAACCTACGACATGATCTATACCCAGCCGGTGTTCTACGAGTTCGAGCAGCTCGACATGCCCATCACGCTGATGATCGGCACCCGCGACAGGACCGCGCTCGGCAAGGATCTGGTCAGCAAGGACGTCGCCGCCACGCTCGGCGACTATCCGCAGCTGGCCGACGAAGCGGTCCGGCGCATGCCGAACGCCGAACTGGTCAGCTTCGAGGGCATCGGTCATCTGCCGCCGATCGAAGCGCCGGCGCGTTTCAAGACCGCGCTGTTCAAGGCCCTCAAACCCGCCGGGCAGTCACAATGA
- a CDS encoding efflux RND transporter periplasmic adaptor subunit has translation MSISDSTRVVRAGCALCLSLLGLAVTGLAAEPALVSVAEVEQRRWRQTVPLHGTLTSPRDARLTPRLAGLVERVDVDAGDRVRAGDTLIVLDRRLDELTLDTLIASVAEARAARDEARRLLRESRQLGDRGAVSATELAARRSQLAIRQANLDRLEAEAARQRERLERHAVLAPFDGVVRERLVEPGEYVAETTAVVGLVAIDRLRLDVAAPQQYYDLIRPGMPVRILPEAGSERVIEAAVDVTVPASDAQARSFLVRIFVDNDAARLTPGMSARVLFDLQTDEHVRVAPRDALVRMPGGGGTRMWVIRDDTAGDGVRAVMRQVSLGRSADGWVEILAGVQAGEQVVVRGNESLGSDQPVRVRQDRGVHTSAADPPAVDTGGAPGAERRSLRLSAPDPQ, from the coding sequence TTGTCGATATCCGATAGCACGCGCGTCGTGCGCGCTGGCTGCGCGCTGTGCCTGAGTCTGCTTGGCCTTGCTGTGACGGGGCTGGCTGCCGAGCCGGCGCTGGTGAGCGTGGCCGAGGTCGAGCAGCGCCGATGGCGCCAGACCGTGCCGCTGCACGGCACGCTCACCTCGCCGCGTGACGCGCGGCTGACCCCGCGGCTTGCCGGGCTCGTCGAACGGGTCGACGTGGACGCCGGCGACCGGGTGCGCGCCGGTGACACGCTGATCGTGCTCGACCGCCGGCTGGACGAGCTCACTCTCGACACGCTCATCGCCTCGGTCGCCGAAGCCCGTGCCGCGCGCGACGAGGCCCGACGACTGCTGCGCGAGTCACGCCAGCTCGGCGACCGTGGTGCGGTGTCGGCCACGGAACTGGCCGCCCGGCGCTCGCAGCTGGCGATCCGACAGGCGAATCTGGATCGTCTGGAGGCGGAGGCTGCACGCCAGCGAGAACGGCTCGAGCGCCATGCCGTGCTGGCCCCGTTCGACGGCGTGGTACGTGAACGCCTGGTCGAACCGGGCGAATATGTCGCCGAGACCACGGCTGTGGTCGGGCTGGTGGCGATCGATCGGCTGAGGCTGGATGTGGCCGCCCCGCAGCAGTATTACGATCTGATCCGGCCCGGCATGCCGGTACGTATCCTGCCCGAGGCCGGTTCCGAACGGGTGATCGAGGCCGCCGTGGATGTGACCGTGCCCGCCTCCGATGCGCAGGCGCGCAGTTTCCTAGTACGTATCTTCGTGGACAACGACGCTGCCCGCCTGACGCCCGGCATGTCGGCCCGGGTCCTGTTTGATCTGCAGACCGATGAGCACGTGCGCGTGGCGCCGCGGGATGCGCTGGTGCGGATGCCGGGCGGCGGCGGCACGCGTATGTGGGTCATCCGGGACGATACGGCTGGCGACGGCGTGCGCGCGGTGATGCGTCAGGTCAGCCTTGGCCGCAGCGCCGATGGCTGGGTAGAGATTCTCGCCGGTGTACAGGCGGGCGAGCAGGTCGTGGTACGTGGCAATGAAAGCCTGGGCAGCGACCAACCCGTACGCGTACGCCAGGATCGCGGTGTGCACACCAGTGCCGCGGATCCGCCCGCTGTCGACACGGGCGGGGCGCCTGGCGCCGAGCGACGCTCGCTGCGCCTGTCAGCGCCAGACCCGCAATAG
- a CDS encoding efflux RND transporter permease subunit yields the protein MFEAIARRGTLVTIVVLLICLFGVLAAMRIPVQMIPDLAVRTITVTTSWPGATPQDVENEILIEQEEYLANIIGLQRMVATARTGEAEVELEFAFSADINEALIRVTNALMQVPSYPEDVDEPEVVAASFSQNSFMYFNVAPVAGNPAGLDMDFMRDFVDDEVRRRMERVEGVADVEVRGGADRQIQVQIDPARLAARGLTLTDVREAIRARNRDISGGDMDAGKRRYLIRTVGRFDDVEGLSGVVLERTGDTITTLGDVARVRLDHAEVRTLAYYNDQRIVRLLVRRQPGSNVIDIKSAMLALMPRLNDEVLAPAGMRMTLSSDDVRYVAASIASVWRNLAIGAVLAALVMFAFLRSGYATLIAVAGIPICAISAFIGLLAFGRTINVISLAGIAFAIGMTLDNAIVVLENIARLREAGRSRWQAAIEGVREVWPAVAASTLTTIMVFAPVLFITEKAGQLYSDISIAISAAIATSMLVAILVVPTAAARVLAAPAVNGGGRGRFSRVVLGLCDWIVARRARRYATMATIAGALGLGLFTLTPPAEYLPDGEEAKTFSSMLPPPGYNLAELAAVGEDLRTRFMRYVPDEHGEIAATDGAMPAIAYMNMDISTDELRIIAEPVDAAQIGALMNAFNTAFEDVPGMRAFSTKGSIISSNDGGTRAINIDISGTDLAGLYAAASAIYDRAGDVFDNPQILAEPSTLTLGQPLLRIEPDHARIAELGLSAEEIGYAIAALVDGAYVDEFFFSDDKVDIYLYDASGKPDDVDSISRLPIYTRAAGVLPVIALADVVPTVDTDVIRRLDSRRTVTVRVIPPPDVPLEAGVARVNRDVIGALRDEGVLDASLALDISGASDELDTTRAALTGNYLVALAVCYLLLVAIFSHWGYPLLILTSVPLGIAGGIVGLAALNAVGGWLPAIGLAPLTQPFDLITMLGFLILVGTVVNNPILIVEAARANRAAGLAPAVAVREAVAVRLRPILMTTITTTFGLAPLVFLPGAGTELYRGLGAIVMFGLLFTMATTVTFLPAMLTSVMEYGERRLRSST from the coding sequence ATGTTCGAGGCCATTGCCCGTCGCGGCACGCTGGTAACCATTGTCGTGCTGCTGATCTGTCTGTTCGGCGTGCTCGCGGCCATGCGCATTCCGGTACAGATGATCCCCGATCTGGCGGTTCGCACGATCACCGTCACCACCAGCTGGCCCGGGGCGACGCCACAGGACGTCGAGAACGAGATCCTCATCGAACAGGAGGAATATCTGGCCAACATCATCGGCCTGCAGCGCATGGTCGCGACCGCGCGCACCGGCGAAGCCGAGGTCGAGCTGGAATTCGCCTTTTCGGCGGATATCAACGAAGCGTTGATCCGGGTGACCAACGCGCTCATGCAGGTGCCGAGTTATCCCGAGGACGTGGACGAACCGGAGGTGGTGGCGGCTTCGTTCTCGCAGAACTCGTTCATGTATTTCAACGTCGCGCCCGTGGCCGGCAACCCGGCCGGGCTGGATATGGACTTCATGCGTGATTTCGTCGACGACGAAGTGCGGCGGCGCATGGAACGTGTTGAAGGCGTGGCCGATGTCGAAGTGCGCGGCGGCGCCGATCGCCAGATTCAGGTGCAGATCGATCCGGCCCGGCTGGCGGCGCGCGGGCTGACCCTGACCGACGTGCGCGAGGCCATCCGGGCGCGCAATCGCGATATTTCAGGCGGCGACATGGACGCCGGCAAGCGTCGTTACCTGATCCGCACGGTTGGCCGCTTCGACGATGTCGAGGGTCTGTCCGGCGTGGTACTGGAGCGTACCGGCGATACGATCACCACCCTGGGCGACGTCGCCCGCGTCCGGCTGGATCATGCCGAGGTGCGCACGCTGGCCTACTACAACGATCAGCGCATCGTTCGTCTGCTGGTGCGTCGCCAGCCCGGCTCCAACGTCATCGACATCAAATCCGCGATGCTCGCACTCATGCCCCGCCTCAACGACGAGGTGCTGGCGCCAGCTGGCATGCGGATGACGCTGTCGTCCGACGACGTGCGCTACGTCGCCGCCTCGATCGCCAGCGTCTGGCGCAATCTGGCCATCGGCGCGGTGCTGGCCGCGCTGGTGATGTTCGCCTTCCTGCGCTCGGGGTATGCCACGCTCATCGCGGTGGCGGGGATTCCGATCTGTGCCATCTCGGCGTTCATCGGGCTGCTGGCGTTCGGTCGCACGATCAACGTGATCTCGCTGGCCGGCATCGCGTTCGCTATCGGCATGACGCTGGACAACGCCATCGTGGTGCTCGAGAACATCGCCCGGCTGCGCGAGGCCGGACGCAGCCGCTGGCAGGCCGCCATCGAGGGTGTGCGCGAGGTCTGGCCGGCAGTGGCTGCCTCCACGCTGACCACGATCATGGTGTTCGCGCCGGTGTTGTTCATTACCGAGAAGGCTGGCCAGCTGTATTCCGATATCTCGATCGCGATCTCGGCTGCGATCGCGACCTCCATGCTGGTGGCGATTCTGGTGGTACCCACCGCGGCGGCGCGGGTACTGGCCGCACCGGCGGTCAACGGCGGCGGCCGGGGGCGTTTTTCACGCGTGGTGCTCGGTTTGTGCGACTGGATCGTGGCCCGCCGTGCCCGTCGTTACGCCACGATGGCCACGATCGCCGGCGCGCTGGGCCTGGGCCTGTTCACGCTCACCCCGCCGGCGGAGTATCTGCCGGACGGCGAGGAGGCCAAGACGTTCTCCTCGATGCTGCCCCCGCCTGGCTACAACCTCGCCGAACTGGCTGCGGTGGGCGAGGACCTTCGTACTCGCTTCATGCGCTACGTGCCGGACGAACACGGCGAGATCGCGGCCACCGACGGCGCTATGCCGGCCATCGCCTACATGAACATGGACATCTCGACCGACGAGCTGCGCATCATCGCCGAGCCCGTGGATGCGGCACAGATCGGCGCGCTCATGAACGCTTTCAACACCGCCTTCGAGGACGTGCCCGGCATGCGTGCCTTTTCCACCAAGGGCTCGATCATCTCGTCCAACGACGGCGGTACCCGCGCGATCAATATCGATATCTCGGGGACGGACCTGGCCGGTCTGTATGCGGCCGCCAGTGCGATCTACGACCGGGCCGGCGATGTCTTCGACAATCCCCAGATACTGGCCGAGCCGTCCACGCTGACGCTCGGCCAGCCGTTGTTGCGCATCGAGCCCGACCATGCCCGGATCGCCGAGCTCGGTTTGTCCGCCGAGGAGATCGGCTATGCGATTGCCGCGCTCGTCGACGGTGCGTATGTCGACGAGTTCTTCTTCTCGGACGACAAGGTCGATATCTATCTCTATGACGCGTCCGGCAAGCCCGATGACGTGGATAGCATTTCCCGGCTGCCCATCTATACCCGGGCTGCGGGCGTGCTCCCGGTGATCGCGCTGGCCGACGTCGTTCCGACCGTCGATACCGACGTGATCCGGCGGCTGGACAGCCGTCGTACCGTGACCGTCCGCGTGATTCCGCCGCCCGACGTGCCGCTCGAGGCCGGCGTGGCACGCGTCAACCGTGACGTGATCGGCGCATTGCGCGACGAGGGCGTGCTCGATGCGTCGCTGGCGCTCGACATCTCCGGGGCCAGCGACGAACTGGATACCACCCGTGCCGCTCTGACCGGCAATTACCTGGTGGCGCTGGCCGTATGTTATCTGCTGCTGGTGGCGATCTTCTCGCACTGGGGTTATCCGTTGCTGATCCTGACCAGCGTGCCGCTGGGCATTGCCGGCGGCATCGTCGGCCTGGCCGCGCTCAACGCCGTGGGCGGGTGGCTGCCGGCGATCGGGCTGGCCCCACTGACCCAGCCGTTCGATCTGATCACCATGCTGGGTTTTCTGATCCTGGTGGGCACCGTGGTCAACAATCCGATCCTCATCGTCGAGGCCGCGCGCGCCAATCGGGCCGCCGGGCTGGCACCGGCTGTGGCTGTCCGCGAGGCCGTGGCCGTGCGCCTGCGCCCGATCCTGATGACCACGATCACGACCACCTTCGGGCTGGCACCGCTGGTGTTCCTGCCGGGCGCGGGCACCGAGCTCTACCGTGGACTCGGGGCCATCGTGATGTTCGGGCTGTTGTTCACCATGGCTACCACGGTGACCTTTCTACCGGCGATGCTGACCTCCGTGATGGAATATGGTGAGCGGCGATTGCGGTCGTCGACATAG